The window CGCCGCCGTCGACGTCTCCCAGCGCACCTTCTTCCGTTACTTCGCGAACAAGGAGGAGGCCGCCTTCGCCGTACAGGAGATGACGGAGGCGTACTACGTCGAGGCCGTGCGGCTGCGTCCGCCCGAGGAGGCGCCGATGCAGGCGCTGCGGCAGGCCGTGGTCGAGGGCTGGGACGGGCTGCACGAGGTCATCGAGTCCGTCGTCCCGGTGGAGCTGCATCTGCGGATGTACCAGCTGATGGAGTCGACACCCGCGCTGCTCGCCGCGCATCTGCGGCGCGGGGCGGAGACGGAGGAGCGGATCGCGCGGGTGCTCGCCGAGCGGGAGGGCCTCGATGTGGACGCCGATCCCCGGCC of the Streptomyces sp. NBC_00287 genome contains:
- a CDS encoding TetR family transcriptional regulator — encoded protein: METLRERKKQRTRDALLRAALELFTSRGYEQTTVDDIAAAVDVSQRTFFRYFANKEEAAFAVQEMTEAYYVEAVRLRPPEEAPMQALRQAVVEGWDGLHEVIESVVPVELHLRMYQLMESTPALLAAHLRRGAETEERIARVLAEREGLDVDADPRPRLAVAVFGGVMRVTQRQWSMGEDFSLEGIRELTIAYLEQVGPALAESWRET